The window TCAGGTGAACTGGAATCCAATTATGAATTCAAAAATTATCTCACCAGAATTAACGTTTCGGTTAACAAAAAATGGGATTTACTTCTCGGAATAAACCAGGATGAATCTGTATTCTCTTTGCCAATAGGTCTTTTGTCTTCAGGTATATTGGCAAACTATTATTGTAAACATATCGATGAAAAAATTCAATCAACAGCAGGAATTAGATACTATGGAAGATACGTTGACGACATCATTATAATTAAAGAAATAAGCAAAAAAACGAAATATACTAATTCTAACAAAATAATCTCAGATCACCTAGTAGATCCAAAAATACTCAGCAAAATTCCAAACAATGACAATTATGTTTTTACTGATAATCATAATTTAGAAATTCAACCTGAGAAACTAAAACTTTTTTTATTTAGTGGAAAAAGTAGCTTAAAGCAGATTGAATTAATTAAAAATGAATTATTAAAAAATTCAAGTGAAGTCAACTTAATCCCTGATATGGAAATGGTATACAAGAATCTTGACAAAATACCATTCGAAATCAAAGCAAATGATAAACGATTTAAGCTTCGCGATATTCAATCTATCGAAAACAATAAGTTTGAAGTATCGAAACTACTTTCACAAGCAATCTATATTCAAAAATATTGTGACGTAAATTTAGAGGAAAAGCAAAAATTATTTAGAAATCTTGATAAAATTTTTAAAGGGAAATATATATTAGAATATAGAAATCTTTGGTCAAAATATTTAGTATGTTTAGTAATTTTCGAACGCCAAACAGAACTTCTAAATTTTATAAACCGAACTCAAAAATTGATTTCAAGGATAGTCTTTGATTCCGAAATTGAAAAGCCTCAAGTTATCGAAAGTCTTAAAAACGAATTTATTATTTCCCTCAATCTAGCTTTATCTGGCAATTTCGAATTTCATAAAAAGATCAAACGTAGAATCCTACGGAGAAAGAGTTTTATTTCCTCCGACTCAATTTATAATATTATTACAGAGAAAACGTCCGATGAATTGCTAACAAATTACAGAAGATCATATTTTCTTGATCCAGTATATTATAGAATGGAGGGGATATTCCTATTCGAAGAATATTTCGATCAATCAATAAATCTGTATTCATATAATCTTTCGGAACGGAGAAATTTGACTTTCAGAAAAGGAGATTCTTGGTATTTATATTTCCCAAGATATATCAAATACTGGGAAATATATAATGGATTCTATCTAATTTCATTATTCAGAAATCAAACTGAAAACATCATTTACTCTACCTTAAATAGAATCTCTTTAAACTTATACTGGAAACTCAACTTTAAACGATTTTTCGATCCAACTTTTCTAGAAAATGTTCTTAAAAAGCAGTATATAAATACAAAACCAGAATTCTTCGGAGATATTATGATAAATTCCTTTGATGCAAAATTTTCCGAAAAAACAAAATCTTCACTTTATGTGGCTGTACCTAGTTTCAAAGTAACGGAAGACCACTTAAAAGTTTCTCTAAAACCAGATTATAAAATTTATTTACAGACATTTGTGCAGTTTTCAAAACTTTTAAACGAAATAAGCCAAAAGAAAGTAGATTTTCTTACATTTCCAGAGTTATCTATTCCTCATCAATTTCTAGGTGCTTTAGTTAATTTTTCAAAGGATTTCCAAACGACCGTCTCAGCAGGTTTAGAATATATAATAATAAATAATACAGTTTATAATATTTCAGTAACAATAATACCGTCGCAAAATAGTAAATTTAAGTTTGCTAATATATTTTTCAGAATTAAAAACCATTACTCTCCTGAAGAAATTAAAACCATTGAAGAAATAGAATTATTGCGACCGGTTTTAAAAAAATCTATTTACTATTTATTTAATTGGAATTCAGTTACTTTTACTCTTTTTAATTGCTTTGAACTCTCTAATATTTCACATAGATCTTTGTTTAAAGGTAGAATAGATTTGATTTTCGGAATATTACTTAATAAAGATCGATTTTATTATGATAGTATTGCGCAATCTACTGTCCGTGATTTGCATTGTTTTTTATTAAATGTCAATAGTAGCAAATATAAAGGTACTTTTTTACTCCAACCAACAAGTAGTGATTTGATGTATCTAGCAGAATTAAAAGGTGGTATTGACCCCTATTTTCTATTAGAAACGGTCAAAGTAAATGAATTAAGAAATTTTCAAATCAAATATTTGTCTGGTTATAGAGACGAGAAACCAAAATACAAGCCATTACCACCTGACTTTACGATGGATGAAAAACGAAAATAATTTGTTACGTCGGCTAACTACGACTTACCGCTTCGCTTCGGCACAAGGCCTCGCTAGTCCTTAAGTCCCATCGGGACTCTTAGTCGGGGGATCTGAGTTATTCTCACTAAATTAACTTCTAAAAATAAATATCAAATCTATGAAACATTCATTCTTAAGGCTCAGAAATATCAATATTTCCAATATTGTATTAGTTATGTTAATCTTACAATTCACAACACTCCATTCTGAAAAAAAAGAAAAGCCAATTGATTTCACACAATATGAATTGAAAGAAAATTATTACATAGATTGTCCCAAGAAAAGAGAATGTTTCAAAAATTGTGCAAACAACTATGTTGCAATGCCTGGGCACAGTTTCGATAAGTTCAATACTATTAACCAAATTAAAATAAGGGACTGCACTAGCAAATGCCAAGAAGTAATTTGTACAGCAAATCAGAATTAACCTTCTAATGTATAATTATTAATAACCTTTTATCTAAGAGGAACCATTTGCTCTTTTATTTTAAACCACTGTGGCCAACAGCACGGAAACGTTACACTTAGCAACTTCGACTTTAGGATTCTATCCCAAGCACTCCCCTACTGATCTATCAAATTTGTACCGTAGGGAAGTAGGTTCGAAGCAAACCTCATTTATTCTAGTTCGACTTGCAAAATTTTTGAGAGATTGAAACTTCATTTCAAAGATAACATGAAAGGCAAAAGCGTTAAACTTACACTCTTACTTTTGCTAACTTTGAGTATTCCCGTTTCGTTTGTTCTCTCAATAGCAGTTGGTACAACCATGAAATATGAAACAGAACTAGGTCAATTCCCTACATACATTGACCCTGCTTCCATTCCAAACGACCCGGAACAACAAAAAGTTTTTCTAAATGAAATACACGAAAGCCTCCTTTTTCAATATCATCTACTTAGAATTTGGTGGCTACCAGCATCAATTCTACTAGTAATTCTCTTTTTCAGTACTCTTAAAAAATAAAAAGCGAATCTAAAATTGATTCCATTTGTGCCAAAAGCGCACTCATGTTAATTATTATGTTTTAGGTACTAAGGCCTCACTTTTGGCAAACATTTCAACAGAATTACTCACTAGGACGGTCATCTGGTAATAAATGAATATGATAGATTTAAAAATAGGACAAGAGATTTCAAATGAACAATTAACGAAGATATTTGAAGTCGGTAATATGGGAGGAATGAGAAAAAGTTTAAAAAATAATCTTTTAGTTCTCATCTCGGATCCATACAAAGGATTTTATACAGACCGATGGGATGGAAATGTATTATATTACACGGGAACGGGTAAAATAGGTGATCAAAAATTAGAAAAACAAAATGCCGATTTAGCTGATTCAATTAGAACTGGGTTGCAAATACACTTATTTGAAGTTTTTAATCCCAAAAAATATTTCTACCATGGAAAAGTTAGATTTACTGGTGAATTATTAAAAGAAAAGCAGAAAGATATCGAAGGAAAAAATAGAGAAGTAATTATCTTTCCTTTAGAAAAAATTGAACACAACTACCTAGTAGAACTTGAATATTTAAAACATAAAGAGAATTTATCAGATTCAGAAATTAATAATAAGAGTTCAACAGAAATCAAACAACTCCTGGATAATTATAAACCAAAGCCACCTAGCAAAAGACTAATTTCATCCATTTTTTATGAAAGAAATTCGATTCTAAAAGAATACGTTAAAAGAAGGGCTGATGGTAAATGTGAACTCTGCAACTGTAATGCACCCTTCTTAGATAACAAAGGAATCCCTTTCTTAGAGGTACATCACATTATCTGGTTATCAAGAAATGGTGAGGATTCAATTGAAAATACTGTAGCACTTTGTCCAAACTGTCATAGAAAAATGCATATTCTTGAAGACAAAAATGATATGGAGAAACTTTTACGAATCTCAAAATAATTCTCAGACGGCACATAACAACGATTTTCTAAATCATTATAGGCCTATGCTATGATCAAACGAGTTTAGCATTTTTTCTTTTCTTACCTCTCTCTCCAACATCCAAACCCGCTTCTGTAACTCATGGGGCGGAGCTATACCCTCATAGTTTTTCCACTTCCAATCTTCACTCCCTTCCCCACCGCAATGACCCCCTACTACTCCTGAATGTCGCAGTCGATTCTTGGTTCAAAGAAAATCGAGTTCGATCCCAATTTTTTTCTTCGTACTATTTTCCTAAAAAAAAAATTTTTTATGCTAAAAGCTAAATGGATTCCTCTGTAATTGAAATCCATATCTCCAATGATCCCGAATGGAAACGCATATGCGAAACTCCAAGCCATTCCTTACCCTTGCGAATACGGACGGAATCAATCATATATTTACATTAATTTCTACCAATATCGATCATCCGATGAATCAGCTTTTTACATTCTGAAATGATAAAATTTTATTAAAATCTACCTTCCCCACTTCAATTTTTGATGAAAAATTGCCAATTTTCACCCAAACAGAACGAATTTTGAAGAAAACTTAAAAAAAATCCCCATTTCCCAAATTTTTTTCAATAAATATCGATAAATTGCAAAAGGAGTTCTCCGATATCCGAAAACTTTGTAAAATCTAGGTAATTATAAGTACTAGGAGAATAGATATGGAAAATCTATTAGAAACAAAAGAAGAGAGTATTCTGACTCAAGACCAAATTCAAAATGCTGTGATGATTATCCAGGCATTGCATAAAAGAAAAGATAGCTTCCAGATCCTTTTCCCTGAACTATCAGCCGAAAAACAGAATGCTCTGCACTTTATAAGTGAAGGGAAAAGCTATCGTGAGGCTGCAGTGATAATAAAAAGGAATCATACGATCATTACCCAATGGGCCAAGAATGATCCAAAATTCAAAAAGGCACTTGATGAAGTTAAAATGGAGATCCAAAAATCCATTCGCCTGAAAGAGATGCTAAGTCAGGCAGTAAATGAAATGAAAACCTCCACTTCACAAAATAATGAAGATTTGAGGACCCAAGTCATTTAATAGACTCACTCTTTTCAGATTCCCTGATTCCTTTTCAGGAGATCTATTGTAGTTGCAGCAATTGCAGCACATAATGCGCGTTTGTGTAAGTGGGGGTTTCTCCGAGTATATACTCGGAAGAACCCCGGAAATAAAAAAATCCATCTGACAAATCCCAATACTAAATGCATCAAATGCAGCAGTATGGAATCAAATTGCATAAGTTTATTATAATAATATCAATTACCGAATTTTTAAGACCCCGTTTTATGAAGTTAATAATTTGAGATTCTAAAAATTTTTTTCGTACAGCAAAAATGAAAAAAATTCCAAAAATATGCGATATCGGTTCTCCGATATTCGATTTTTTTATAGAATTTAGTCAAGGCGATCACTTGGCGACCTAAAAGCCCTCCTTTTGAAAACCCCAGAAAGTGCGATGACCCAAAGTCTTCGTGATCTGTTGTCGGACTTTCGAAGTTTTAAAAGCGGGAGGGCCGTATATGGTCGAGCTATGTCTACAGGAATTAGCGGAAGAAAGGTTTAAGAGAAACAGGATAGTCAATATCTGCGAAGGAAGATGGGATAAATTGCAAAGAGAGTACGGAAAAGAATCAATGAACATAAGGCATGTTAAACGAGTCACGAACAGAATCACTTGGAATTTTCTTAAGAAGTACAATAAGAAAAACCATGAGGTATATAGCAAGATTGGATACATGGGATATGCATTCACAATAAAGAGAGGTGATAAAGAAGCGGATATGAAGGAATTGAAAGTGGCACTTCAAAAAGCATTAAAACAAATAAATTTTGAAGTTTACGGGTATAATATTTATGGATTAGAAATACCTATCATGACCTTTGAAGGCAATGGAATCGATGGTAAATACAATCCTCACCTCCATGGTTATGTTTTAATCCCGAAAGGAGAAGTGAGAAACTTTAAAAGGATACTAAGAGTAGAACTAGCGAAATCATTGATCAATCTCCCAAAACTAAATGGTCCTAGAAGGAAGCCAAATAAGCTATGGATGCAGAAAATAAAAGGAGATGGTATCGCATACTTTGGATATTGCGGACGAGAAGAATCACCTGAACATGGACAAGAAATGGATAAACTTGATTGGGATTTGTCTTCCTTTGGATTTGTATCAGAACCAAACCACAAAAGGAGCAAACGCCTCATGAAAAGGATTTATCGCAGATTCCCTGAAACAGAACTCAATTCTGAATTATTCCATCGCGTCATTTGCATGTTACACTGGATTCATAAACGAAAGTCTATGCCTTATTATTTAAAAACTTTCATTCCTCCTTTTGAAACATTCAGTTTCCCTAAGGAACAAAAGAAAAAAAAGAAAAGTTCTAACCCATACCAAACGAAAGAACCGATTCTCAGTAGCATTCCAATTTCAGACACGAATTCCCATGATCAAATCATTTGGAACCAATGCAGCACCCCCGGAAATTCAATCCCTGTGAATTGAATCCCTCTGCTGTATTTGGTGTAAAAATTCGACAATTTCGACAAATTCGACAGTAAACGAGTCGGTTTTGTCGAATTTTAGAGATGGATTTTACTTTCTAATCGATATTAGGTGCTGAAAATGATGTACGATTCTAAATCAGAAGTGATTAAAATCCAATCGACTTTATATTCGTGTTTGATTTGAAAGACACTTCTGACTGAAGACATGTGATCACTTCCTCCGTTGAAATTTCGTTTGGTCCTCGAAATCGAAATCGGTTCCAGACGGCGCGTATATCCCCCACAGTGAGTTCAGGTATGTCTTTAATCGTTTCTTTCTCTATAAAAGTAAAAGTTTCCTTGAGTAGTGGGAAGTATTTCATTACAATCAAAACTTTATCTTCTCTCCTTAATGGTTTGAATTCCCCTTTCCATGCAAACCTTCGCATAGCCGCTGGATCAAAGTCTTTCATAAAGTTTGTTGATGCGATAAAGATTCCTTTGAAGGTTTCCATCCAGGTAAGAAACTCATTGGTTTGTGAAATTTCCCATGAACGACTCGCGAGATCTCGACTTCGAAAAAAACTATCTGCTTCATCCAAAAAGAAAATAGATTTTTTCATTTCCGCTTGTTGGAACGCACGTGCGATGAGTTTCTCTGTGACGCCAATATAAGGACTTTGTAAATCGGATCCACGTTTCTGAATTAACTCCAGATCATGTTTCTTTGCTAAATACCTAACAAATTCCGTTTATCCAGTTCCTGGTTTGCCATAAAACAATAAACATAAGGAACCCAAGTTTGATTCTTCTGAATCGTCCCATTTGTTTTGAAACTCTTCTATTAACTTCTCTAAATCCATTAGATTCGCATCTACATGTAGGATTGTAGGATCATAAGGAGTAGAAGACAAAAGTGGTTTTTGAATCTTACCTTTTGTTAAATGTGTGTGTTTGTTCATCACATCTTTTATCACAGAAAGGAACTGATCATCTGATGACTGACTGCAAATCTTTTTGGCCGCTTTGACAACCGTGGAAATCCCTCCTACTCCCGCAGGATAGGTATGTGCAAGACTTTCTATTTGTTCTAAAGACAACCTGTTTTTAACCTTTTCGATCTCCAAAATTCGATTCCAATAGTATAATCGTTGTTTCGGTTCAGCAGGAAAGAATTCGATGCTATAATCAAATCGACGAAGAACCGATTCATGGATGGTGTCAGATTCATTGGTGATGATGATGAGTTTTCCATTCATTTGGTCTAAAAATTCATTCATCCAAATTTTTTTCTCAGGTACCTTTTCGTTATGGAATCCGTTGCTTCCTCCTCCTTCATTTAGAATGTCATCGGCTTCATCAAATAACAAAACACTTTTGGATTCTTTGGAGAGAGTGGTTCCCACAATCAGTGCAGTTCTTTTTTCTTCGATATCCTCTGCTTTGTGATTGTTGATTTTATAAAGATTTCGTTTTACTTCAGAAACTAAACTCTTTGCAAATTCTGTTTTTCCGGCGCCGGGGGAACCATAAAATAAGATCTTACAAGGCCCTTCATCTTGTAACAAGGATACCAAACGAGACACATCCTTCTTGGAAAAGATAAACGAGGAAATTGGATGTGTTTCTTCATTGATTCGATTCAAATAATTCAATCCGTATGTTTCTTGTGAATCATCTGTTAGAAAATTAAAAAAAGAATCCCGAATCTCCACTGGGTCATCTTTTTCATGTAAACGAGAGATAACTCCAAATTTGATTAATTTTGTTTCCGCATGGATCATTTGAACGTATTCAGAGCGACCAAGTCCAGCTACCCTTTTTGCAATTAAATGTAAGATATTGGAATTTAAAGAACGGCTAATCCAATCATCAAAACTAGAAAACTCCATTCGAATGAATAAGAATAAAATGAATTCTATATAATTTTCTGATATACCTAGTATTTGGAAGGTATTTTGAATCTTTCGATACAATTTGGCATCGTATAAATAAAAATCCGATTTGATTCGAATGCTTTCTAATTTTAATAAACGAAAGATCTGTTTTCTACCATTTGGAAATCGCTTACAAAAAGTATTGGTATCATTTTCCAAATCTTCGGATAGATATTCTGTGCCTTGGGACAATGATAAGGTTCATCCCAATAACGAGATTTTCGACGTCGATAGTGGTCTTCATCCTCGTTATTCATTGCCCTCAATTTTTTTTCATCTGGTTTGAAGACGGTATCAACAAGTGCCTTTTTTGCATGTAAGTCATACATGTCAAAAAGTGGTTCCGTTCTATTTTTACCAAAGGAATCAAAATTGCTGATTATTTTTATGATAAAGTGATGAAGTAATTGGATGTGTTCTTTTTCTGAAGAATCAAATAGAGATTCTTTTATCTTTCGTTTGGGCATTTTCCATCTCCTTTCTATAGGGAAAGGATACAGGTTTTGAAATTCGAATTCGGAATAAGTTCTTCCGAGAAGGGGAAAAAGCTGGATTCAAAATTAACTCGTTATTAATCTATAGAAATCAGATACTATTCTATCATAAATAAAATCCATGAGTTTAATTTTGAAATGTTCATTACTGATCTTTGATTAATGTTTTTTATAGCTTGCCAGTTTATGGTTCTAAACAGATTCAACCAGGCATGTCAGAGGAGGAAACAATCGAAGTATTATACGAATTATGCAGATATTATCCTGTTTCATCAACTACCTTACTTTATAGACTCAAGAGGTAGGTAGAGCCGGAGAGAGTCTGATTGTTAAGTATTTCCGACCAGAACTTATGAGCACGAAAACAAAGTTAGTTATAGTAAGGGATGCTTGCAGAATTGGCCATATATCCTTGAAATAGAAGAGAACTTGGAAAAATCTAAGCGAATGAAGGCATCTCGGCCTCCATTCGATTGAAGTATGTTTATTCCTTTCTTGTGATTTGTAAATACCCGCTTGCTAAGATGAGTAGAGCAGATACCAAAGTCACCAAGGCAACTTTATTGAATCCTGAATCAATGATCGTATAGACCAATGAAATGGTAGAAATCACTCCCACTGCGAGTACGATCAAAGATGCCGATAAGGATTGGCTATTGTTAGGATTGATTACATTCAAAATTGTCAACGGCGGAACAGCAAAGGCACCAAGTAAAGTGAGGGCAGATAGTATTTAACCAGTGCTAATACTTGCTGTTTGGTTGAACATAGATCCCATTGCAAAACCAAATAAGACAATTGCCGATGTTGGTAAAATGATGACGGATCCAAAAATACCGCCATATAGTTTCAATGCTTTCATTCAAATTCCTCTTTAAATTTGTAGATTTGTTTTCATGTTGGAATCATTTCCAACATTTGAACAGCGTTGAATCTAGCACGATCAATATGGTTTGTTCGGAAATTCTTTTTCCGATGATACAAAACGAAGATATTTCTAAACTTCCAATTTAGACTAAGCCAAGTTCCTTACAAAATTTAATATAGGGAATGACTCTTCCACTTGCATTTGAACCGAAATCATTCTTCCCAAGGTGCACTTGATAAAACTCTGGAATTTTAGTTCTTGCTCTGAAATATTCAATATGCCGACTTAAAGTTTTATCACCTGTTTTGCATTCGACTGCAAAGATTGGAACTTTGTTTTTTAGAACGACAAAGTCAATTTCTCTTCCATCTGTATCTCGTAAATAT of the Leptospira bouyouniensis genome contains:
- a CDS encoding RNA-directed DNA polymerase, with the protein product MITKNNIQEAYEKLKYFSFYDKTFVHLKEQIIEFESKDAKKKLSILADNFNIKKEDYFQNLINKIQIHVTPKGIECEDDKYDFVSVLSGNERIKIKSLNYYIKAPIEIHILNILWIGYSLIKLPNINEKHIFANKLDINYAGNLKNGKKTFIPYFENYQSWLNNALTTSESLAKENKNFIIISLDIKRFYYSIRQTIKELSGELESNYEFKNYLTRINVSVNKKWDLLLGINQDESVFSLPIGLLSSGILANYYCKHIDEKIQSTAGIRYYGRYVDDIIIIKEISKKTKYTNSNKIISDHLVDPKILSKIPNNDNYVFTDNHNLEIQPEKLKLFLFSGKSSLKQIELIKNELLKNSSEVNLIPDMEMVYKNLDKIPFEIKANDKRFKLRDIQSIENNKFEVSKLLSQAIYIQKYCDVNLEEKQKLFRNLDKIFKGKYILEYRNLWSKYLVCLVIFERQTELLNFINRTQKLISRIVFDSEIEKPQVIESLKNEFIISLNLALSGNFEFHKKIKRRILRRKSFISSDSIYNIITEKTSDELLTNYRRSYFLDPVYYRMEGIFLFEEYFDQSINLYSYNLSERRNLTFRKGDSWYLYFPRYIKYWEIYNGFYLISLFRNQTENIIYSTLNRISLNLYWKLNFKRFFDPTFLENVLKKQYINTKPEFFGDIMINSFDAKFSEKTKSSLYVAVPSFKVTEDHLKVSLKPDYKIYLQTFVQFSKLLNEISQKKVDFLTFPELSIPHQFLGALVNFSKDFQTTVSAGLEYIIINNTVYNISVTIIPSQNSKFKFANIFFRIKNHYSPEEIKTIEEIELLRPVLKKSIYYLFNWNSVTFTLFNCFELSNISHRSLFKGRIDLIFGILLNKDRFYYDSIAQSTVRDLHCFLLNVNSSKYKGTFLLQPTSSDLMYLAELKGGIDPYFLLETVKVNELRNFQIKYLSGYRDEKPKYKPLPPDFTMDEKRK
- a CDS encoding HNH endonuclease, with the protein product MIDLKIGQEISNEQLTKIFEVGNMGGMRKSLKNNLLVLISDPYKGFYTDRWDGNVLYYTGTGKIGDQKLEKQNADLADSIRTGLQIHLFEVFNPKKYFYHGKVRFTGELLKEKQKDIEGKNREVIIFPLEKIEHNYLVELEYLKHKENLSDSEINNKSSTEIKQLLDNYKPKPPSKRLISSIFYERNSILKEYVKRRADGKCELCNCNAPFLDNKGIPFLEVHHIIWLSRNGEDSIENTVALCPNCHRKMHILEDKNDMEKLLRISK
- a CDS encoding AAA family ATPase, translated to MSQGTEYLSEDLENDTNTFCKRFPNGRKQIFRLLKLESIRIKSDFYLYDAKLYRKIQNTFQILGISENYIEFILFLFIRMEFSSFDDWISRSLNSNILHLIAKRVAGLGRSEYVQMIHAETKLIKFGVISRLHEKDDPVEIRDSFFNFLTDDSQETYGLNYLNRINEETHPISSFIFSKKDVSRLVSLLQDEGPCKILFYGSPGAGKTEFAKSLVSEVKRNLYKINNHKAEDIEEKRTALIVGTTLSKESKSVLLFDEADDILNEGGGSNGFHNEKVPEKKIWMNEFLDQMNGKLIIITNESDTIHESVLRRFDYSIEFFPAEPKQRLYYWNRILEIEKVKNRLSLEQIESLAHTYPAGVGGISTVVKAAKKICSQSSDDQFLSVIKDVMNKHTHLTKGKIQKPLLSSTPYDPTILHVDANLMDLEKLIEEFQNKWDDSEESNLGSLCLLFYGKPGTG